The proteins below are encoded in one region of Desulfovibrio sp. TomC:
- the motA gene encoding flagellar motor stator protein MotA, with protein MIVIVGFIVVIASVCLGYLMEGGIFAVLLQPAELIIIFGAAIGAMLISSTRNSLSLIVLGLPRAIVPAHIGREDYLEALTCLSRLLGKSRREGLMSIESDIEHPESSSVFSQAKRLSRDKAALAFICDTMRVFLVTGDAQELEQLMDLDMAAIHQQAASPGHNLGKVAESLPGLGIVAAVLGVVLTMGKISQPPEVLGHSIGAALVGTFLGVLLCYGFVGPLATNLENQAMERQTYFSVIRAVIAGAARGATPLIAVEYGRRAVPEALRPDFTELESQLRG; from the coding sequence ATGATTGTCATTGTCGGCTTCATTGTCGTCATCGCTTCAGTATGCCTGGGCTATCTGATGGAAGGCGGCATCTTTGCCGTGCTGTTGCAGCCGGCTGAACTGATCATCATTTTCGGCGCAGCCATCGGAGCCATGCTCATAAGCTCCACCCGCAATTCCCTGTCGCTCATCGTGCTGGGTTTGCCCCGGGCCATTGTCCCGGCCCACATCGGCCGGGAGGACTATCTGGAAGCGCTGACCTGCCTGTCGCGGCTTTTGGGCAAATCCCGACGCGAGGGGCTGATGAGCATCGAGAGCGACATCGAGCACCCCGAGTCCAGTTCGGTCTTTTCCCAGGCCAAGCGTCTGTCGCGCGACAAGGCGGCCCTGGCCTTTATCTGCGATACCATGCGCGTGTTCCTGGTCACCGGCGACGCCCAGGAACTTGAGCAGCTTATGGACCTCGACATGGCGGCCATCCACCAGCAGGCCGCCAGTCCCGGCCACAATCTCGGCAAGGTGGCCGAATCCCTGCCCGGCCTTGGCATCGTGGCCGCCGTCCTTGGCGTGGTGTTGACCATGGGCAAGATCAGCCAGCCGCCGGAAGTCCTTGGCCACAGCATTGGTGCGGCCCTGGTCGGCACCTTTCTCGGCGTGCTCCTGTGCTATGGCTTTGTCGGGCCGCTGGCCACGAACCTGGAAAACCAGGCCATGGAGCGCCAGACCTATTTCTCGGTCATCCGGGCGGTGATTGCCGGGGCGGCCCGGGGGGCCACGCCGCTCATTGCCGTTGAATACGGCCGCCGGGCCGTGCCCGAGGCCTTGCGGCCGGATTTTACCGAACTCGAATCCCAGTTGCGGGGCTAG
- the metX gene encoding homoserine O-acetyltransferase MetX → MSEYVEQSPSGTSVGQVTKQFFTVAEADNPLAVESGRSLGPVTLAYETYGTLNEQATNAVLVLHALTGDSHAAGYYDKADAKPGWWDLMIGPGKPIDTDRYFVISSNVIGGCMGSTGPASTDPATGKPYGPTFPVITIGDMVRAQKRLVRFLGISQLLCAIGGSMGGMQVLEWAVRYPDMVRSAVPLATTTKHSALAIAFNEVARQAIMADPAWNGGHYYDGAAQPVHGLAVARMIGHITYLSDEAMRQKFDRRLQDRCEISFAFDEADFQVESYLRYQGQKFVDRFDANSFLYVTKAADYFHLESSHGCGSAVAAFAKAKCRFLVASFSSDWLYPTYQSRAMVQAMKKNGLDVSFVELEAKWGHDAFLLPNTRLSGMIARFLDRAAGDARKEDARAL, encoded by the coding sequence ATGAGCGAATACGTCGAACAGTCTCCCTCTGGAACCAGTGTTGGGCAGGTGACCAAGCAGTTTTTCACCGTGGCCGAGGCCGACAATCCGCTGGCGGTGGAGTCCGGGCGCAGCCTTGGTCCCGTGACCCTGGCCTATGAGACCTATGGGACCTTGAACGAGCAGGCCACCAACGCCGTGCTGGTGCTCCACGCCCTGACCGGCGACTCCCACGCCGCCGGCTATTACGACAAGGCTGACGCCAAGCCCGGCTGGTGGGACCTCATGATCGGTCCGGGCAAGCCCATCGACACCGACCGCTATTTTGTCATCAGCTCCAACGTCATCGGCGGCTGCATGGGGTCCACCGGCCCGGCCAGCACCGACCCGGCCACCGGCAAACCCTATGGCCCGACCTTTCCGGTCATCACCATCGGCGACATGGTGCGCGCCCAGAAGCGCTTGGTCCGGTTCTTGGGCATTTCGCAGCTCTTGTGCGCCATCGGCGGTTCCATGGGCGGGATGCAGGTGCTCGAATGGGCGGTGCGCTATCCGGACATGGTGCGCTCGGCCGTGCCGCTGGCCACCACCACCAAGCATTCGGCCCTGGCCATCGCCTTTAACGAGGTGGCCCGGCAGGCCATCATGGCCGATCCGGCCTGGAACGGCGGCCACTACTACGACGGGGCGGCCCAGCCGGTCCACGGTCTGGCCGTGGCCCGCATGATCGGGCACATCACCTATCTGTCCGACGAGGCCATGCGCCAGAAGTTCGACCGCCGCCTCCAGGACCGTTGTGAAATTTCCTTTGCCTTTGATGAGGCCGATTTCCAGGTGGAGTCGTACCTGCGCTACCAGGGCCAGAAGTTCGTGGACCGGTTCGACGCCAATTCCTTTCTCTATGTGACCAAGGCGGCGGACTATTTTCATCTGGAGTCCAGCCACGGCTGCGGCTCGGCCGTGGCGGCCTTTGCCAAGGCCAAGTGCCGCTTTCTGGTGGCGTCGTTTTCCTCGGACTGGCTCTATCCCACCTACCAGTCCCGGGCCATGGTCCAGGCCATGAAAAAAAACGGCCTGGACGTGAGCTTTGTGGAGCTTGAGGCCAAATGGGGGCACGACGCCTTCCTGCTGCCAAACACCCGGCTTTCCGGCATGATTGCCCGGTTTCTCGACCGGGCGGCCGGGGACGCCCGCAAGGAGGACGCCCGTGCGCTATGA
- the metW gene encoding methionine biosynthesis protein MetW has protein sequence MRYDLSMIASWIEPGTRVLDLGCGAGDLLHILSVDKNVRGTGIEREEEKVTRGIEKGLSILHGDIIEEVADYPDGHFDYVILSQTLQQVFEPAVLIREMLRVGQCGIVSFPNFAYYRIRGQLLFRGRAPVSRELPYEWYDTPNIRVITIRDFRRFCRKEGFAIARETAVSTPHHHEQGMVVTFLPNLLASYGMFMLTRKGATA, from the coding sequence GTGCGCTATGATCTGTCCATGATCGCCTCGTGGATCGAACCCGGAACCCGGGTCCTGGATCTCGGCTGCGGGGCCGGGGATCTGCTCCACATCCTTTCGGTGGATAAAAACGTGCGCGGCACCGGCATCGAACGCGAAGAAGAGAAAGTCACCCGGGGCATTGAAAAGGGGCTGTCAATTCTCCACGGGGACATCATCGAGGAAGTGGCCGACTACCCGGACGGGCATTTCGACTACGTCATCCTGTCCCAGACGCTGCAACAGGTGTTTGAGCCGGCCGTGCTCATCCGCGAGATGCTTCGGGTCGGCCAGTGCGGCATCGTGAGCTTTCCCAATTTCGCCTACTACCGCATTCGGGGGCAGCTGCTTTTTCGGGGCCGCGCTCCAGTGTCGCGGGAGCTTCCCTACGAGTGGTACGACACGCCCAACATCCGGGTGATCACCATTCGGGATTTCCGGCGTTTTTGCCGCAAGGAAGGGTTTGCCATCGCCAGGGAGACGGCGGTCAGCACGCCGCATCATCACGAGCAGGGCATGGTGGTGACTTTTCTGCCCAATCTCCTCGCTTCCTACGGCATGTTCATGCTGACCCGAAAGGGGGCGACGGCCTAG
- a CDS encoding acetylornithine transaminase: MHQSPVDSSALLEITVRPDVVFVSGQGSWLTDSQGKVYLDFIQGWAVNSLGHAPAVLARAIAEQAQRLITPSPAYYSDKLLEFAGRLVAATPVDKVFFTNSGAEAVEGAVKLARKWGQVHKNGAYEIITFRNAFHGRTLTCMAASGKAGWDALFEPKTPGFPKAVYNDLESVARLVTDRTVAVMLEPVQGEGGVIPADDDFLRELRRFTQERGLLLILDEVQSGMGRTGKLFGHQHAGIVPDILTMGKGIGGGFPLAAMGCRAEVSCFAPGEQGGTYNGNALACAAGLAVLETLLAPGFLDAVEAAGTYLRERLDPVAQGLGYGRVRGRGLLLALALGCDRAAAVVEGCRERGLLVNNTRPDAIRLTPALTVSQTEIDQCVAILGEALAAAAG, translated from the coding sequence ATGCACCAATCCCCTGTCGACAGCAGCGCGCTGCTGGAAATTACCGTTCGGCCGGACGTCGTTTTCGTCTCCGGCCAGGGTTCCTGGCTCACCGACAGCCAGGGCAAGGTCTATCTGGACTTCATCCAGGGTTGGGCCGTCAACAGCCTGGGCCATGCCCCGGCCGTCCTGGCCCGGGCCATCGCCGAACAGGCCCAGCGCCTGATCACCCCCAGCCCCGCCTACTACTCCGACAAGCTGCTGGAATTTGCCGGACGTCTCGTCGCCGCAACACCTGTTGACAAGGTCTTTTTCACCAACAGCGGGGCCGAGGCCGTTGAGGGGGCCGTCAAGCTGGCCCGGAAATGGGGGCAGGTCCACAAAAACGGCGCTTACGAGATCATCACCTTCCGCAATGCCTTTCACGGTCGGACGCTGACCTGCATGGCCGCTTCGGGCAAGGCCGGCTGGGACGCGCTTTTTGAACCGAAGACACCGGGGTTCCCCAAGGCGGTCTATAACGATCTGGAATCCGTCGCCCGTCTGGTCACCGACCGGACAGTGGCCGTCATGCTGGAACCGGTCCAGGGCGAAGGCGGCGTTATTCCGGCGGACGACGATTTTTTGCGGGAGCTTCGCCGGTTCACCCAGGAGCGCGGCCTGCTGCTGATCTTAGACGAGGTCCAATCCGGCATGGGACGCACGGGGAAACTGTTTGGCCACCAACACGCCGGCATCGTTCCCGACATCCTGACCATGGGCAAGGGCATCGGCGGCGGCTTCCCCCTGGCGGCCATGGGCTGCCGGGCCGAGGTGTCCTGTTTTGCGCCCGGGGAGCAGGGCGGTACCTACAACGGCAATGCCCTGGCCTGCGCCGCCGGGCTGGCCGTTTTGGAGACGTTGCTTGCACCGGGTTTTCTGGACGCCGTGGAAGCGGCCGGGACGTATCTGCGCGAGCGTCTTGACCCGGTGGCCCAGGGCCTGGGCTACGGCCGGGTGCGCGGGCGTGGTCTGCTGCTGGCCCTGGCTCTGGGCTGCGACCGGGCGGCGGCCGTGGTGGAAGGGTGCCGGGAGCGGGGACTTCTGGTCAACAACACCCGGCCCGACGCCATCCGGCTGACCCCGGCGCTGACCGTCAGCCAGACGGAGATCGACCAGTGTGTGGCCATTCTGGGCGAAGCGCTGGCGGCGGCGGCCGGCTGA